Sequence from the Mixophyes fleayi isolate aMixFle1 chromosome 4, aMixFle1.hap1, whole genome shotgun sequence genome:
ttgagagtagatgctaacctgatggaacgtggaagatcgttccacagcaggggagcagcccgggcaaagtcctgaagacgagagtgagaggaggtgatcagtgaagtagtgaggtggcggtcagaggcagagcggagggagcgggtaggagtgtaggtagagatgagattggagatgtagagaggggaagattgactaagagctttaaaggtgagggtgaagagtttaaatttaattctgtagggtatggggagccaatgtagtgactgttgaagGGAGACCTCAGAGatagagtggcgggagagaaaaatgaggcgggcagcagcattgaggacagacttaagagggtcaaggcgagaaacaggtaggccagagagaagaaggttacagtaatcaaggcgagagataataagtgagtgaacaagggtttccGTGGTATCATTGGTACATCTCATAGTAATGTTGCAGCACTGCATTATatggtggtgctttataaattacaaataaaataatcagaaaaaatatatatttcccttACAAAAGATTGAGGCACCTTTGTTTACTTACTTGTCTGATTAGAGATTTCACCTTGAGAACATGGAACACACTGGAAGCAACAGGCAGGTTCTCCTCTTCTAACAACTTTTCTGAAACCCGAAAGACAACTCTGACTGCAAATGGATGTTGGAACCTTATTGAAGACGAAGAGCAAACAATAAGAACATGACACAAGTGGAAGGGTAGAATTTTAGTCATGTTATTCTGTACCTGGCTATTTCCTGAAGGCCATATTATGGCACTGCTATTAATTGTAAAGATGTTCCTATTGGTGAATGCAGTATCATAGCTTCCTACTTTGAAATGCTTCATATTCCCATCAGCTCCAAGCTGCCAGTTAACAATATCATACACTGCCGACACATCTCCATTCTTATCAAATAAGACCTCTCTTCCATTACTCAGTTTCACATGGACATTCTGTATGTAATGTCTCAGCTGTGATGAAAAAACAAGGAAAGATCATTTAAAGTGGATGGTCAATTCCTTTAGTGAattgcaatatttattaattgtCAGGAGACCAAGAAGCAGGTGTTCATGGCCTGGTATGTCCCTCTACTGCCAAACCTAGCTGTCAATGTGATAAATATTGTTCTTTGACATGGTGTATCCATCCTCAAAAGTCACAAAGCTTACCATGAAAGACTCAACTGTAGTAATATGTACAGTTTATAGGAAACTGGAGAAAAAATGTGCATATAATGAAAATTTTTGATAAAACAAGGTTACAAAAATAAACTTAAGTCTTGAACAATAGAGCATTAAGTCATTCACAGAGATACACAAATATGGGTACATAGCAAAAATACTGTTCCAAAGCAGTGATGGAAATTCTGCATCAAGAAGGCCATTGCTGGCTTAACATGTAAATATAGAGCCTACTGTAGCTTTACAAGTCTGAATttgcaaataatatttatttggtGGAGGTTCCTACTCTGAGATCCCCTCCACTGGCTGTATATATAAGAGTTGCAGCACTTATATATAACTGATACCTCAGCTGATCACTTTCAGCACTTCTCAGCTATTGCCATAACAGCAGAATTCCAGCACAGAAACACATAATGTTCCTTCTTGCTGCAGAGATAGCTCAGTAGCAATATGTAAATGCTCAaaccttaataaatatagccggctcttaaaaaaaaaaagtactattaTTGGTAAGGAAAGTTATTTAGTTTTTTAAGTTGAAATCCCCATTAAACATAAAACATCACTAGATGGAGCAATGTTTCTATGactttacatttattgtaactacatccttttttaaagattttattacatgtatgttttgtttttggcacCTTACTAATAGCTTGTCCACAATATGCCTTTATTGCATACTTATATGTTTATTGCAGATTCCTACCTGCCATGGTTTGAAATCATGAATGAGTGCACAATTTCCATTATGAAACGGTCCTCTCCCTTCCTGACACATATGAAGATCATGTAAAGATTTAGCTATGACCTGAACTGAAGTATATATATCATAAGAATAGGAGGTATCTGTGTAGACATTATTCACGCTATTCAGGTCCTCATTTCCTGTACACAAGTGTGTATCATTGTCATAGGACACCAAGTCCATCTCATCAATAAATTTGCATCCAAATGTTTTTTCCCAAAATATTTTAGTAACACTATGTGCTACATTATTGTAAGGATTTACTCGGACGAGGTGATCTTTCAATCCAGGAATTGTTGAGCTGTGGAAAGCAAAGCCAATTGAACCTGAGAGTAGAGTGGAATATTTATCAGCTAAGAATTCTGTGGAGGTGGACCAAGCTTCACTGGCCACAAAAATCTTGCCAGTAACATTTTGGTTTACCATCTGATTGAGAAGTGGAGGAAGATAAACGAATGTGGAGAACAGAACTACAGCATTAGCAGTTGATTCTTTAATAATTCTAGTGATATGAGGGGAATTTCCATCATTACGATCAAGCATCAGGAATTCTGTAAAGGCAACACAAGCTCCAGCCTTGAGGATCTCCTGCTTCATGACCTGAATTCCTTGTTGACCATATTCATTTCCTTCACCTACTAAACCCACCCAGGTCCATCCAAAATGTAACACCAGTTGAGCAAGGCCCACTGACTGAAAAGCATCACTGGGAACAGTCCTAAAGAAGGATGGGAACTGGGTCCGGTCACTCAGTAGGGCACTGGTGGAATAATGACTGATCTGTAAAAACAGTTTAAAGCACTGATAAAACAATCTTATAGAGTGTGTATAATTGTTTTGTAGGGCTAAGGGGAACGTAACCATTATCTAAAATATTCAGAAGAGTTAACCAAAACTGATTACTTAAGTCTGGTATTGATAAGTGGGTATTCATAACACTATTTTATTTATCACAAGCGTATCAAAGCATCACTTGCTTACACATCCATCATCACATCCAATGTGCACTTGATATAGCACTATCACAGTATCCAGCAGAGCCAACCCATCCATACTGCATGTTTTTGTGACATCATGAGATAAATACTCCTGATTATATGGTGAGCCAAAATCAGTTATTTAGGTGCCCTACACAGATAGTTGTCTTGGGCTGTTGCCAACTCAGACCATAACTTGTGATTACATTATGGATTTATAATTAGCTGCAAGTGGCACACAGCCAATTTCTTGAGGTGTTGTACTCAATTGCAAGATTGTCAAGTAATTATAGAAATTACAATCTGTGATCTGTACAATGTAGTTGTTTTATTGATTAAAGCTACACACCCCTATGAAATGAAACTAATAGTGTCCTGTATGTcaagcatttttatatattagcttGATGGAGAGTTCCAAAGGAATTTAAACTTACATTACCTGGGGATAGTGATACAGTCCCAGCACATGGGCCATCAAAATAGAGTAGTGGGACATTGAATGGCCAAGGACTCCGGCAAGTGGTGGTTTTTCTCCACAACAGTAGTTGGGTATTGCATGAGTGTGGCCCGTAACCATCCACAAAGTTCCCTCCAACTCTTTTCTTAGGACGCAGCAGGAATCAAATGCATGGTAACCCAAGGTGGTATTGGGGAGGATATCTGGATTTGTATTAATCTCCTCTAAAGCAAACCTCACGGCCTGATACTGTTGAAAGCTTTGTAAGAAAAAACTGCAGGATAAGAAACAGAGATTTACAGACAGTGCAATAATAACTGGTATATTTTCATATAAGAGGTAAATTAATGCAATCTTACGTGATACAAGTGTCCTCTGGAGGGGAGTCTGTGAAGGTTATTTTTGGGGGTACCGTATCTGAATGGAAGGGCATAACTGCTCCTATTAAGATATCTCCATTCTCAAATATACCTGAGAGGTTAGAAAATCTCAGTTTACAACTCAGATCAAGGCAAtatgtgactggaatgtgataggaGCAAACAAAGAAGCACAGCGACCTGTAGAAGTGGGCCCTTAACCTGTGGTCACAAAGAAAACAATGGATTACCGGGTGCTACCAATATatacattgctacctgttttCTATTGTTTTATGAAAGCTACAAACCACTCCATAAATTTCATCATCACAATGGACCTTGCCACCAAATGGTGTTCCCCTGCTGATTCCTTACCAATGATAGTTACATGTACCAATAAGCATGTAATATGGGGTTTCTATGTGCGGAGTCACTTCCCTATAGAGTGAATGTAACTTAACCCTATACTGGTTTAGGTTAGAGAGAGAATGGTACAAGAGAAACACATAGAGACATACTATCAAGTGATGCATAAGAATTTCCTTGAAGAAATCCAAATATACTGTTCAATTTCTGGGTACAAATGAAATCCCAGTGGTTCTAGACTTCAACCTTGCTCACATAATTAAACAATTTTAATGTTGGTAAGGGATTtgcaagtgagggtaaggagcttaaaCTGATttctgaaacggatagggagctaatgaagggatttacgcagaggagaagcagaaaaggcacggtgggagaggaagatgagcctagccatagtattctgtatggattgaaggtcagaaatgtgAGAGTGAGGAAGcgcagtgagaaggaggttacagtaatcaagacgagaaatgatgagtgaataaacaaggattttggttgcttcctgagagaggaagggactgattttcataatgttacggaggcagaagtggcaTGATTTGGTGAGGAACTGGATataaggggtaaagctgagggctgagtcaagggtgactgcAAGTCagtgggcttgggtgacaggagaaaaagTGATATTGTCAACTAAGAGGgaaatattgggagggatagcaacattggcaggaggaaagatgatgagctcggatttggagatgttgagtttcaggaagtgcTGTGACCTCCAGGtatttacagcagagagacagctagatacctctGTTAAGACGgggggagagaggtcaggggaggaaagacagatttgcatgtcatcagcatagaggtggtattgaaggCCAAATGACTGAATGAGTTCacagagagaggtggtgtagagagaaaaGAGCAAAAGGTCAAGAACAGAGCTTtatgggactccaatagaaaggggaagggggaggaagagtcagaagcagacacAATAAAAGAGTTGCCAgagaggcaaaccaggagagagctgtttcacGAAGACctatggagtgaagggtggtgaggagaagaaaatgattgatggtgtcaaaagcagcagagaagtcgaggattatgagaagggagaagtaacctttggacttagctgagagtaagtaatTTGTTACTtaagtgagggcagtttcagttgcgTGAAAAGGACGGAAGCCaaactggagagggtcaaaaagagagtgaGACAAGAGAAGGTTGGTGAGTCAAGTCGTTTGAGAagggtcaagggaaggtttcttgagaataggagaaatgagagcatgcttgaaggtcgaggagaagataccagtggagataGAGAGGTTAAAGAGATAAGCAAGGTGACAGACATTCTAAGAGAAGGAACctaggaacttggaggggacaggattgAGAGGGCAGGTTGTAGAAGACGAGGAGAGATGAGAGAGGATTTCAGGAACAGTTACAGGAGGATAGGAGCCAAGGATGGAAGAGCGAGTGATAGAGATGACAAGTGGTGGCAAGTCtgacgagaacagatatcattgtggatagagtaaaatttgtttttgaagtaggtggcaaagtcaagagcagtGATGGACGAGGGGGGAGGATGTGGGGTAGGACACAGTAAATAATTAATTGTAGCATAGAGGCATCAgagtttattggacagggagtaGGTAAGGGATGTGAAATAactttgtttggcaagagagagggcagaatagtaggaagAAAGCATAAAATTAAACTGGATGAAGACAGCAATAGAGTGAGATTTCCTTcattggcgttcagaggagcgggagcacttttggaggagatgagtaagaggggagtgccacGATTGGGGTTTAGATTGGCAGGGACGAAGGGGGttgcagtatcaagggcaacagagagtgtggtgttTTAATGTGAGACAGCAGCATTGGCACACGATAGGGAAGAAATGAGAGCAAGTAAGGGTTCGAGGGAGGACGCAAAAATGATGGGGTCAGTGCTGTAGATGTGATGTAGTGAGCAAGTTActttgggtgggagagggggacatgtggTAAAGAGAggctaaaggaaaggagattgtggtcagagaaagggaagacagaattggagaaattgGAGATGTCACAtagatgggagaacactaggtccagggagtgtGTTCATCACGGAGGGTGGCGGAatttgtccattgggagaggacATGGCAGGTAGCGAGAGTAAGAAATTTAGAGGCAGCAGTAAAAATAGGAGTCCGTAAGTATGGTAAAGTCCCCAATGATAATAGTGGAAAGATCAGCAGAGTGGAATTAGAAAAGCCAGGTgacaaagttgtcaagaaattcaGCAGATAGGCTAGGgtacgatagatgacagcaacacaaaggtggagaggatgaagaggcgaatggagtgaacttcaaaggagaagaaagatagggagggttcagggggaattaCATTGATATTGTtgccaggagacagtaggacacctgCACCACCTCATTGGCGGTCCCCAGGATGGGGAGTGTGGAAGAAAGGAGAGCCCCCCATGGGATAGTGCAGCAGGGGAAGCAGTATCGGAGAGGGAGATCCACgtttctgtaagggccaggagaTCAAAGGAATGAGAGAGTAAGAGGTTatgaatgggagtgagttctTTGCAGACAAATCTTGCATTCTAGGGTGCGCAGGACAGGGGAAGGTGAGTAAGATGAAGAATGGGAATAAGGTTGGCGAGATTGGAGGTTCGGTGGGAACAGGGTGATATGTTGTGGATTGGAGAGTGACAGGGGATAGAGAGGATAGGCTTGAGTCTAtagtatggagtaatgatgtggggatgtcacgatctgcctacagcttatgcattacatgctgctttgcatggcagctcctgcctttttgtccttattattgtatttgtattggcagtacctccattcaccagaggtgctgctattgtgccttattgtgtgcattaggggttaaccttcatgttcaccaattatcccatgcacctgggtgtggttttccctttatatacctgttacacccagcacacatgcctggttattgttgtcccatcctgtgatgtcatatcctgttgttgcaccctgtggattcttcctcctgccttgcttctctggttacatgctgcatggaatctgttcatacctcctgcttccctgcattagctgtgtacctgctggtttctgaacattcatatcacttcctgcatcagcttgcacctggtatctatgactactcttgattacatgttatttatactttttctgcaaataaacagagtgttttcaccatattggtggctcctagctgtactcctgtatgtaaccgtgacagtataaccagcccacaagacagctttggagtcaggtgaaagttttgttttattctgggaccttttttctgcaatcaagttttcatttgttttttgcaacatgtctgtttcaccaatcatggaattgccactgctacaaactttacagatggacattatattgctacgttctcagcttgctagattttcctctttacttgtggaccccctcaggagactgtcagattctgtctcacttaattcagaagctgctgagctgtctcaatccaccttctctgctgatgaacttgtgcaaacagcacctcttaaaagtacttctacaaatttgctgttttctatgaagtatggggtaacaaattcccagtacacaggtagtccacgcccccatctgaccaaagaggaatggcggcgcaggataacatacaagttgtgtctctactgtgccagcaatacacatttcttgcaggactgtcctgtccgtagaccacgtcagcttactgaaccatctcctgttatttcctctccgcattccaaaattgtttatgctccaccatttctgttctctgggaagagacccaatctgccagctccagccgcctgtcctgaggcgccagctccagccgcctgtcctgaggcgccagcaccagccgcctgtgccgaggtcccagcctctgtctcctgtgccgaggtcccagcctctgtctcctgtgtcgaggtcccagcctctgtctcctgtgtcgaggtgccagcctctgtctcctgtgccgaggtgccagcctctgtctcctgtgccgaggtaccagcctctgtctcctgtgccgaggtgccagcctctgtctcctgtgccgaggtgccagcctctgtctcctgtgccgaggtgccagcctctgtctcctatgccgaggtgccagcctctgtctcctgtgccgaggtgccagcctctgtctcctgtgccgaggtgtcagcatctgcctccagctctgaggtcacatcatctgcctccagctctgaggtcacatcatctgcctccagcttggagcctcctgccactgtgtccggtcctgagcctcctgccactgtgtccggtcctgagcctcctgccactgtgtccgggcctaaatctcctgccactgtgtccagttccgagtcttcagccgctgcctccagttccgagtcttcagccgctgcctctgttcctgagctaaagtctgctccagagggggcgctgcaattaaagtcctctccagagggggcgctacccttacagtctgctccagagagggcgctgcccttaaagacttctctagaaggggtcctgtccctccagtctgctccagaagagttgccagtccatgcggtccagcccaagttgccagtccatgcggtccagcccgagttgccagtccatgcccagtccgggcctgctgtcaagcctgctgccaagcctgccacccagtccgggtctcctgtcaagcctgctgccaagtccgaaccatccgttgccgagggtgccaagtctgagctgccacctacctttgaggggcacctttttcaatttagtgctctactgaggttttgtgcttcttatttcccatcagtacctagccttgtcagtgacccaaagaggcaagttttgtttttgttaacaaactttagaggagaggctatggaatgggtgaaccctttgattgagactaatcaccccaccctatctgacttaccactatttgtcgaggcagggatgaacaagttttcaccaacacctcccgctatgccatcttacggggcctctgtattgtcagcagttccacccagctcacctggcctagagattcctttgtgctccacctaattggttcaaactgctgttccagggaattctcacaagaagaaaaagcgaaagaagggAGCAGGGTCTacggagcttgaactggcagctggcatagtctcctttgcccgtccacccatggacgaggacttttctgccgggccctcaattctggactatgattccgatgaattcagacatttttggtaattgggcgtctggaatccgcccttaaaggagggggtactgtcacgatctgcctacagcttatgcattacatgctgctttgcatggcagctcctgcctttttgtccttattattgtatttgtattggcagtacctccattcaccagaggtgctgctattgtgccttattgtgtgcattaggggttaaccttcatgttcaccaattatcccatgcacctgggtgtggttttccctttatatacctgtcactcccagcacacatggctggttattgttgtcccatcctgtgatgtcatatcctgttgttggaccctgtggattcttcctcctgccttgcttctctggttacatgctgcatggaatctgttcatacctcctgcttccctgcattagctgtgtacctgctggtttctgaacattcatatcacttcctgcatcagcttgcacctggtatctatgactactcttgattacctgttatttatactttttctgcaaataaacagagtgttttcaccatatttgtggctcctagctgtactcctatATGTGACAGGGGAGCCATAAGGGGGAGGGTATGGAAGTGTAGAACAGAGAGTTATAAAGTACAGAagatgtagtaattgagaccttgcagagtcatgaaataggagagaGGGCTAAGGTCCAGTCCAAATCCAGTTCAGACTCAGTTACAACTCCTCCTCCTTGTGATGGCAGGCAATGCTTTGAATAGACTTGAAAATACAATGAATTAGATAGATGACAGTTGCAGGAGGAGGGAATAGCCATGCAATTAGAACAGCAGGCTtattaaacagaggggattttgcagtgaaataaactgacagattaaACAAATTTTCCATGAGGAGagaaggaaataaaatcagagcaaaacaAAGTTCTTGAGATGTGAAGCTTGCAGCGAGGGAGGGATAGAAACATCATGAGTAAAATATGGAGTTGCAGgtaaatgctgatgatgaatgTTGTCCTGTGTTTTCTGATAGAATGTTTTCCTAGTGTTCTCCAATTGTTTAAGTCTTGTATTAAATACTTGTAGCAAATGCACACTGGCTGACACAGCCTCTGTCTATTCAATAAGTGAATTAACCCCCACGAATAGCACataacaaaggcagtcataaatTATTAGGCAaactataaattaaatacaaaatagcAAAAGCACTCAGATCAGTAGGATTATAATCTAGCAGTAGGATTGGGAAATATGTTCTTTTCCGTCATCACACCGGAATAACTATGAATTAAGCTAAATAATTCTAGCAGACTtgtaaccatacttgccaactctcccggaatgtccgggagactcccgcatttcgcgtgagtctcacggactcctgggagagtgtggcaatctcgcGGATCTACCCACTTCATTGCCCACtaggtccaaaacgcagcgaATTGCAGcttgtaaaatgacgcgttttgtgtcattacgtcatgggagcggggccaaaatgacacgattttcggagccccgccccctgcacgcccaccttccccggcaggctcccggatcatacttgccataagttggcaagtgtgcTTGTAACTAAGCACATTTAAAACTACCCACACTAGCTAATGTAACCATAGCACACTGCATATATATGGTTAAACACATCTGATCAGAACATCAATCAGCCCCCACTAACTCACAATATAGTCTAGCAATAAAATTTGAAGCAAACAAGCAGCAAAAATAACAGCATACCATGTATCAAAAAGCACATACAGATAGTCAGTTTTAACACCGGTGCACAGGTATGAGATGATAATGAAAGAGAGACTG
This genomic interval carries:
- the LOC142149548 gene encoding vomeronasal type-2 receptor 26-like, with product MPFHSDTVPPKITFTDSPPEDTCITFFLQSFQQYQAVRFALEEINTNPDILPNTTLGYHAFDSCCVLRKELEGTLWMVTGHTHAIPNYCCGEKPPLAGVLGHSMSHYSILMAHVLGLYHYPQISHYSTSALLSDRTQFPSFFRTVPSDAFQSVGLAQLVLHFGWTWVGLVGEGNEYGQQGIQVMKQEILKAGACVAFTEFLMLDRSIGFAFHSSTIPGLKDHLVRLRHYIQNVHVKLSNGREVLFDKNGDVSAVYDIVNWQLGADGNMKHFKVGSYDTAFTNRNIFTINSSAIIWPSGNSQVPTSICSQSCLSGFRKVVRRGEPACCFQCVPCSQGEISNQTNSDDCLKCPWNMWPNPQRDRCIPKTTEYLSYEDVLGATLATASAISAIIPASILCLFFSKKNTPIVRANNYTLSCLLLVSLSLCFLCSLVFIGYPQPEKCLMRQVAFGMVFSLCVSCILAKTIMVVFAFMATKPGSSLRKWTTPQVSYMIVSFCTLIQFILCILWMSFAPPFPENNIQTQPAVIIVECNENSPAAFWCMLGYLSFLATISFIVAFLARHLPDSFNEAKFITFSMLAFLSVWVSFIPASLSAHGKYTVAMEIFAILASSWALVICMFLPKCFIILFRPNKNSREHLKMGKS